From a region of the Bernardetia sp. genome:
- the lepB gene encoding signal peptidase I produces MKIKNSKLTSKRWWLRLYFLFFICISLFAFKKIAFEYFIIPTSSMEGSLLRGDKIVCNKLPFGAKIPQKKQNTTTQKAGFEFDISNLLPDRLPKLREVEAGEVIIFYYPLDSAKKIEDKTCYIKRCVGVAGDRIQIARQDIFRNGEWLPNPSDMQLSYIVKTTEKPEVIFHHTDVQTWKEIETETKEIKRIKKFKKKQGKKGRNRKIDNAISQEAKTKTYLLYTTPKQANQLRQDLRIEEITPKFFEQNDISDNSMTENSKKLGWNRDYFGSYYIPKKGDTIPMHEGTLLLYENLIKNHEYNNDVEVINNQLFIDGILVENYIFKQNYYFVLGDNRHNSSDSRMWGLVPEDHLIGTPLLIYHSETPADGIKNWARVRWERFFKWVR; encoded by the coding sequence ATGAAAATTAAAAATAGTAAATTGACTTCCAAAAGATGGTGGCTTCGTCTTTATTTTCTATTTTTTATTTGTATTTCTTTATTTGCATTCAAAAAAATTGCCTTCGAATATTTTATTATTCCGACTTCTTCTATGGAGGGGTCGCTTCTAAGAGGTGATAAAATTGTTTGTAACAAACTTCCTTTTGGGGCAAAAATTCCTCAAAAAAAGCAAAACACTACTACTCAAAAAGCAGGCTTTGAATTTGATATTTCAAACCTTTTACCAGACCGATTGCCTAAACTAAGAGAAGTAGAAGCAGGTGAAGTTATCATTTTTTACTATCCTTTAGATAGTGCCAAAAAAATAGAAGACAAGACATGTTACATCAAACGCTGTGTGGGTGTGGCTGGCGACAGAATTCAGATTGCACGTCAAGATATTTTCAGAAATGGAGAATGGCTACCTAACCCTTCGGATATGCAGCTGAGTTATATTGTCAAGACAACTGAAAAGCCTGAGGTTATTTTTCACCATACCGACGTACAGACATGGAAAGAAATAGAAACAGAAACCAAAGAGATAAAGCGCATTAAAAAATTTAAGAAAAAACAAGGAAAAAAAGGTAGAAATAGAAAAATTGATAACGCTATAAGTCAAGAAGCCAAGACAAAAACATACTTACTCTATACCACACCTAAACAGGCTAATCAATTAAGGCAAGATTTGAGAATTGAAGAAATTACACCTAAATTTTTCGAACAAAATGATATTTCTGATAATTCTATGACAGAAAATAGCAAAAAACTAGGTTGGAATAGAGATTATTTTGGTTCATACTATATTCCTAAAAAAGGAGATACAATTCCTATGCACGAAGGAACACTACTTTTGTATGAAAATCTTATCAAAAATCATGAATACAATAACGATGTAGAAGTAATCAATAACCAACTTTTTATTGATGGAATTTTAGTAGAAAACTATATCTTCAAGCAAAACTATTACTTTGTCTTGGGAGATAATCGTCATAATTCCTCTGATTCTCGTATGTGGGGACTTGTCCCAGAAGACCACCTCATCGGCACGCCTCTACTGATTTATCATTCTGAAACCCCTGCTGATGGCATAAAAAACTGGGCAAGAGTGCGTTGGGAGCGTTTTTTTAAGTGGGTAAGGTAG
- a CDS encoding leucine-rich repeat domain-containing protein, with product MKTQQIIELLERKVGGKLTEAQSIDDILGGIKNRHYLMSDSQKIIGLNLHWCDVLDMSFLSVLKDLRQLNLGRGNVRDYSFLKHLKNLEVLILEDNMIADISYLSELKKLQKLDLWTNVVWSVSALSGLINLQLLDLDSNEIYDITPLSTLRNLQTLRLGFNEIYDVAPLSILTNLEFLNLEHNQLIDISPLTALKNLKSLNLSSNQITGISLSFLESFPKLEKLELYDNPIQNIPKELFNTSENRLKDIRMYLESME from the coding sequence ATGAAAACACAACAAATAATTGAGTTATTAGAGAGGAAAGTAGGTGGTAAACTGACAGAAGCACAAAGTATAGATGATATTCTTGGTGGAATTAAAAATAGACATTATTTAATGAGTGATTCTCAAAAAATAATAGGACTAAATTTGCATTGGTGTGATGTATTGGATATGTCTTTTTTATCTGTTCTGAAAGACTTACGACAGCTCAACTTAGGAAGGGGAAATGTTAGAGATTATTCTTTTTTAAAGCATTTAAAGAACTTAGAAGTACTCATTTTAGAGGATAATATGATTGCAGATATTTCATATTTATCAGAGTTGAAGAAATTGCAAAAACTTGATTTATGGACTAATGTCGTATGGAGTGTGTCGGCTTTGTCAGGCTTGATAAACTTACAGTTGCTTGACTTGGATAGTAACGAAATCTATGATATTACTCCTCTATCAACCTTGAGAAACTTGCAAACGCTTAGGTTGGGGTTCAATGAAATCTATGATGTTGCCCCTCTCTCAATACTAACAAATTTAGAATTTCTTAATTTAGAGCATAATCAGCTTATAGATATTTCTCCTTTAACAGCCTTGAAAAATCTAAAGTCTCTCAATTTATCAAGTAATCAAATTACAGGTATTTCTCTTTCTTTTCTAGAGAGTTTTCCAAAGTTAGAAAAACTAGAGTTATATGATAATCCTATCCAAAATATTCCTAAAGAACTGTTTAATACATCTGAAAACAGACTAAAAGATATACGTATGTATTTAGAAAGCATGGAATAA